One Sphingomonas sp. LHG3406-1 genomic window carries:
- a CDS encoding NADH-quinone oxidoreductase subunit M, with amino-acid sequence MDFPILSLMIALPLLAALGCLFLSANGARWLALGATLALFVLGCLLWAGYDVGGAQWQFQERVSLGTPYLNWALGIDGIALMLIMLSVFLMPICIGASWRAIGRRVPEYMAAFLLMEALMLGVFMAQDLLLFYIFFEAGLIPMYLIIGIWGGAEKIKAAYKFFLYTLLGSVLMLVAMLVMIGQAGTGDIPTLMATDFAPGLQTWLWLAFFASFAVKMPMWPVHTWLPDAHVQAPTAGSVILAGVLLKMGGYGFIRFSLPMFPDASAQFVPLVFILSSIAIVYTSLVALVQADMKKLIAYSSVAHMAFVTFGLFAFNRQGIEGALMVMLSHGLVSGALFLCVGVIYDRMHTREIAKYGGLANNMPAYALLFLLFTMASVGLPGTSGFVGEFLAMMGTYEVSTWGAIFATTGIILGAAYMLWLYWRIAYGTARTAEAAAMTDLDRREWLLLAPIAAIVLWMGVYPESFMAPMRDDVGRLLTRIERATPAGDSRPTAGNPAAAAEAAEASEHGAGEAH; translated from the coding sequence ATGGACTTTCCCATCCTCTCCCTGATGATCGCCCTGCCGCTGCTCGCGGCACTCGGCTGCCTGTTCCTGAGTGCGAACGGCGCCCGCTGGCTGGCGCTCGGCGCCACGCTGGCGCTGTTCGTGCTCGGCTGCCTGCTGTGGGCCGGCTATGATGTCGGCGGCGCGCAATGGCAGTTCCAGGAGCGGGTGAGCCTCGGCACGCCCTATCTCAACTGGGCACTCGGCATCGACGGCATCGCCCTCATGCTGATCATGCTGTCGGTGTTCCTGATGCCGATCTGCATCGGCGCGAGCTGGCGCGCCATCGGCCGCCGTGTGCCGGAATATATGGCTGCCTTCCTCCTCATGGAGGCGCTGATGCTCGGCGTCTTCATGGCCCAGGACCTTCTGCTCTTCTACATCTTCTTCGAAGCCGGCCTGATCCCGATGTATCTCATCATCGGCATCTGGGGCGGGGCGGAGAAGATCAAGGCCGCCTACAAGTTCTTCCTCTATACCCTGCTCGGCTCGGTGCTGATGCTGGTCGCGATGCTGGTGATGATCGGCCAGGCCGGCACCGGCGACATCCCGACCCTGATGGCGACCGACTTTGCACCGGGGCTTCAGACCTGGCTGTGGCTGGCCTTCTTCGCGAGCTTCGCGGTGAAGATGCCGATGTGGCCGGTCCACACCTGGCTTCCCGATGCCCACGTCCAGGCGCCGACCGCCGGCTCGGTGATCCTGGCCGGCGTGCTGCTGAAGATGGGCGGCTACGGCTTCATCCGCTTCAGCCTGCCGATGTTCCCGGACGCGAGCGCCCAGTTTGTGCCGCTGGTCTTCATCCTGTCGAGCATCGCCATCGTCTACACCAGCCTCGTCGCGCTGGTTCAGGCCGACATGAAAAAGCTGATCGCTTATTCGTCGGTCGCCCACATGGCCTTCGTCACCTTCGGCCTGTTCGCCTTCAACCGGCAGGGGATCGAAGGCGCGCTGATGGTCATGCTCAGCCACGGCCTCGTCTCGGGCGCGCTCTTCCTGTGCGTCGGCGTCATCTATGACCGCATGCACACCCGCGAGATCGCCAAATATGGCGGCCTTGCCAACAACATGCCGGCCTATGCCCTCCTGTTCCTGCTGTTCACCATGGCCTCGGTCGGCCTGCCCGGCACGAGCGGCTTCGTCGGCGAGTTCCTGGCGATGATGGGCACGTACGAAGTGTCGACCTGGGGCGCGATCTTCGCCACCACCGGCATTATCCTCGGCGCCGCCTACATGCTGTGGCTCTACTGGCGCATCGCCTACGGCACCGCCCGCACGGCGGAGGCTGCGGCGATGACCGACCTCGACCGGCGCGAGTGGCTGCTGCTTGCACCGATTGCGGCCATCGTCCTCTGGATGGGCGTCTATCCCGAAAGCTTCATGGCGCCGATGCGCGACGACGTCGGCCGGCTGCTGACCCGCATCGAGCGGGCGACCCCGGCCGGTGACAGCCGTCCGACCGCCGGTAATCCGGCCGCCGCTGCCGAAGCTGCCGAGGCTTCCGAACATGGCGCCGGGGAGGCGCACTGA
- a CDS encoding DUF1467 family protein yields the protein MNPGSALAVYFLIFVFTAFLMLPFGMRTDEEVGAPKMVGQAESAPHRFDLKRHLLRAGLISAVLFALFYANWTQGWVTAEDLDFYH from the coding sequence GTGAACCCCGGAAGCGCTCTCGCCGTCTATTTCCTCATCTTCGTCTTCACCGCCTTCCTGATGCTGCCGTTCGGCATGCGGACGGACGAGGAGGTGGGGGCGCCGAAGATGGTCGGACAGGCCGAGAGCGCCCCCCACCGGTTCGACCTGAAGCGCCACCTGCTGCGCGCGGGACTGATCTCGGCCGTTCTGTTCGCCCTGTTCTACGCCAACTGGACGCAGGGCTGGGTGACGGCCGAGGACCTCGACTTCTATCACTAA
- the nuoL gene encoding NADH-quinone oxidoreductase subunit L codes for MQSIILIVFLPLLAAIVAGLGGRAIGKVPAKVITTGALFISCALSWPIFLGFLSGANTATVVPVLEWINSGDLQVDWSLRVDTLTAVMLVVITTVSSLVHLYSWGYMEEDPSQPRFFAYLSLFTFAMLMLVTADSLIQMFFGWEGVGLASYLLIGFWYHKPSANAAAIKAFVVNRVGDFGFSLGIFGTFLVFGTVSIPAILEAAPGMAGSTIGFAGMRVDTMTLLCLLLFVGAMGKSAQLGLHTWLPDAMEGPTPVSALIHAATMVTAGVFMVCRLSPMFETSETALTVVTYVGLATALFAATVGLVQNDIKRVIAYSTCSQLGFMFFAAGVGAYGAAMFHLFTHAFFKALLFLGAGSVIHAMHHEQDMRYYGALRKEIPLTFWAMILGTLAITGVGIYGVFGFAGFYSKDAILESAYAAGTVPGTMAFWIGAFTALLTSFYSWRLIFLTFFGQARWAASEHIQHAVHGDHHDHPDEEHGDSSDSAHAAPVTGTAGYHPHESPWPMLVPLAVLSLGAVFAGFAFYYPFFGTEEGAAFWAGSLVHDEHLVHAAHEVPLWVKLTPAVVMLIGLGLAWNNYIRRPDMPAKWIAATGPIHNFFMNKWYFDELYAFLFIRPSLALGRLFWKRGDEKTIDRFGPHGAAYAVGIGNRMTARLQSGYLNSYALVMLLGLVGAATWVMTR; via the coding sequence ATGCAGTCCATCATCCTCATCGTCTTCCTGCCTTTGCTGGCCGCGATCGTCGCCGGCCTGGGCGGACGCGCGATCGGCAAGGTGCCGGCCAAGGTCATCACCACCGGCGCGCTGTTCATCAGCTGCGCGCTTAGCTGGCCGATCTTCCTCGGCTTCCTGTCGGGCGCGAACACCGCGACCGTCGTGCCGGTGCTCGAGTGGATCAATTCTGGCGACCTGCAGGTGGACTGGAGTCTCCGCGTCGATACGCTGACGGCGGTCATGCTGGTGGTGATCACCACCGTCTCCAGCCTCGTCCACCTCTACAGCTGGGGCTATATGGAGGAGGATCCCTCCCAGCCCCGCTTCTTCGCCTATCTGTCGCTGTTCACCTTCGCCATGCTGATGCTGGTGACGGCCGACAGCCTGATCCAGATGTTCTTCGGCTGGGAAGGGGTGGGCCTCGCGTCCTACCTTCTGATCGGCTTCTGGTACCACAAGCCGTCGGCCAATGCGGCGGCAATCAAGGCGTTCGTCGTCAACCGCGTCGGCGACTTCGGCTTTTCGCTCGGCATCTTCGGCACCTTCCTGGTGTTCGGCACCGTGTCGATCCCGGCGATCCTCGAAGCGGCACCCGGCATGGCGGGCTCGACCATCGGCTTTGCCGGCATGCGGGTCGACACCATGACCCTGCTCTGCCTGCTGCTGTTCGTCGGCGCGATGGGCAAGTCGGCGCAGCTTGGCCTGCACACCTGGCTTCCGGACGCGATGGAAGGCCCGACCCCGGTCAGCGCGCTGATCCATGCCGCGACCATGGTCACCGCCGGCGTGTTCATGGTCTGCCGCCTGTCGCCGATGTTCGAGACGAGCGAGACGGCGCTGACCGTGGTCACCTATGTCGGCCTCGCCACGGCGCTGTTCGCGGCGACGGTTGGCCTGGTCCAGAACGACATCAAGCGGGTGATCGCCTATTCGACCTGCAGCCAATTGGGCTTCATGTTCTTCGCGGCGGGCGTCGGCGCCTATGGCGCGGCCATGTTCCACCTCTTCACCCACGCCTTCTTCAAGGCGTTGCTGTTCCTCGGTGCAGGCTCGGTCATCCATGCCATGCACCATGAACAGGATATGCGTTACTATGGCGCGCTCCGCAAAGAGATCCCGCTTACCTTCTGGGCGATGATCCTCGGCACGCTGGCGATCACCGGCGTCGGCATCTACGGCGTGTTCGGTTTCGCCGGTTTCTATTCGAAGGACGCCATCCTCGAGAGCGCCTATGCCGCCGGCACCGTCCCGGGCACCATGGCCTTCTGGATCGGCGCCTTCACCGCGCTCCTGACCAGCTTCTATTCGTGGCGGCTTATCTTCCTGACCTTCTTCGGCCAGGCGCGCTGGGCGGCCAGCGAGCATATCCAGCATGCGGTGCATGGCGATCATCACGATCACCCGGACGAGGAGCATGGCGACAGCAGCGACTCGGCCCATGCCGCGCCGGTCACCGGCACCGCCGGCTATCACCCGCACGAAAGCCCCTGGCCGATGCTGGTACCGCTGGCCGTGCTCAGCCTCGGCGCGGTGTTCGCCGGCTTCGCTTTCTATTATCCCTTCTTCGGGACCGAAGAGGGCGCGGCCTTCTGGGCTGGCAGCCTCGTCCATGACGAGCATCTCGTCCATGCCGCCCACGAGGTGCCTTTGTGGGTGAAGCTGACCCCGGCCGTCGTCATGCTGATCGGCCTCGGCCTTGCCTGGAACAACTACATTCGCCGTCCTGACATGCCGGCCAAGTGGATCGCTGCTACGGGACCGATCCACAACTTCTTCATGAACAAGTGGTATTTCGACGAGCTCTACGCCTTCCTGTTCATCCGCCCGAGCCTCGCGCTCGGCCGGCTGTTCTGGAAGCGTGGCGATGAGAAGACCATCGACCGTTTCGGCCCGCATGGCGCCGCCTATGCGGTGGGGATCGGCAACCGCATGACCGCCCGGCTGCAGTCGGGTTATCTCAACTCCTATGCCCTCGTCATGCTGCTCGGCCTGGTCGGCGCGGCTACCTGGGTGATGACCCGCTGA
- a CDS encoding NADH-quinone oxidoreductase subunit J — MIALIAFYLFAAVTITSAVLVIFARNPVHSVLWLILAFFNAAGLMLLVGAEFIAMLLVIVYVGAVAVLFLFVVMMLDIDFSQLRSGFNRNLPFGLLIAIVLLAEIVIAFSAYRAGPAVAAQPVASPVPNIEALGVELYSRYLLPFELAGLILLVAMIGAIVLTHRSRGDARGQNASKQIGRRPQDAVRNVNQPVGEGMKL; from the coding sequence ATGATCGCGCTCATCGCCTTCTACCTGTTCGCAGCCGTCACCATCACGTCCGCCGTGCTGGTGATCTTCGCGCGCAATCCCGTCCACTCGGTGCTGTGGCTGATCCTTGCCTTCTTCAATGCGGCCGGGCTGATGCTGCTGGTCGGGGCCGAGTTCATCGCCATGCTGCTGGTGATCGTCTACGTCGGCGCGGTCGCGGTGCTGTTCCTGTTCGTGGTCATGATGCTGGACATCGACTTCAGCCAGCTGCGCTCCGGCTTCAACCGCAACCTGCCGTTCGGCCTGCTGATCGCCATCGTGCTGCTGGCCGAGATCGTCATCGCTTTTTCGGCCTACAGGGCGGGCCCGGCGGTCGCCGCCCAGCCGGTCGCGAGCCCCGTGCCCAACATCGAGGCGCTCGGCGTCGAGCTCTACAGCCGCTACCTGCTGCCGTTCGAGCTTGCCGGCCTGATCCTGCTGGTCGCGATGATCGGCGCGATCGTGCTGACTCACCGCAGCCGCGGCGACGCGCGCGGCCAGAATGCCTCCAAGCAGATCGGCCGCCGCCCGCAAGATGCGGTGCGCAACGTCAACCAGCCCGTCGGCGAGGGGATGAAGCTGTGA
- the nuoK gene encoding NADH-quinone oxidoreductase subunit NuoK — translation MIGLTHYLTVSAILFVIGVLGIFLNRRNVILMLMAIELLLLSVNINLVAFSAFLGDMKGQIFAMFVLTVAAAEAAIGLAILVIFFRRRGTIAVDAADSMHG, via the coding sequence GTGATCGGCCTCACGCACTATCTCACCGTGTCGGCGATCCTGTTCGTGATCGGCGTGCTCGGCATCTTCCTCAACCGCCGCAACGTCATCCTGATGCTGATGGCGATCGAGCTGCTGCTGCTCTCGGTCAACATCAACCTCGTCGCCTTCAGCGCCTTCCTCGGCGACATGAAGGGGCAGATCTTCGCCATGTTCGTCCTGACCGTCGCCGCCGCCGAGGCTGCGATCGGGCTGGCGATCCTGGTCATCTTCTTCCGTCGCCGCGGGACCATCGCGGTCGACGCCGCCGACAGCATGCACGGGTAA
- a CDS encoding ribonuclease J, producing the protein MTSSKELIFLALGGSGEIGMNANLYGCDGKWLMVDCGMTFGEQDYPGIDLILPDLEFIEKKRKDLVGLVLTHGHEDHIGAIPYLAADLHVPLYATPFTAGLIAHKLEEEGLTGQVPLRIIHPDDVLELGPFRVRPVPLAHSIPESNGLLIETPHGRIFHTGDWKLDPTPVLGNPTSPEKLRAIGDLGVDVMVCDSTNAFTDKVSGSEAEVFDGLLGAVTEAPGRVLVTTFASNAARLHTIGRVAEESGRRIAVAGRSIERYLKVARATGYLTDFPETVRYYEAMRLPRKELLVVATGGQGEPRAALGRIAAGQHELKLAENDTVIFSSRQIPGNENAVGRVMNQLADLGVRTVTERQAHVHVSGHPGRPELVQMYDWIRPKLLIPVHGERRHMLEQARLGLSSGIPGALVQKNGDLIRLAPGDPKKVGEERVGRLVLDGDVILPADGTTMNERRRIAFQGVIAVSIVLRSNGNLAADPVVRAVGVPVEEDRDDFIRDAQATAAKAVTPIKDEDKLRENVRLAVRRCATLWTGKKPNVEVMVTRL; encoded by the coding sequence GTGACCTCAAGCAAAGAACTGATCTTCCTGGCCCTCGGCGGCTCGGGCGAAATCGGCATGAACGCCAATCTCTACGGCTGCGACGGCAAGTGGCTGATGGTCGACTGCGGAATGACCTTCGGCGAACAGGATTATCCGGGCATCGACCTCATCCTGCCCGACCTCGAATTTATCGAGAAAAAGCGCAAGGACCTGGTCGGGCTGGTCCTGACCCATGGCCATGAGGATCATATCGGGGCGATCCCCTATCTCGCCGCCGATCTCCACGTGCCGCTCTACGCGACGCCCTTCACCGCCGGGCTCATCGCCCACAAGCTGGAGGAGGAGGGCCTGACCGGCCAGGTGCCGCTCAGGATCATCCACCCCGACGACGTGCTCGAGCTCGGGCCCTTCCGGGTCCGCCCGGTACCGCTCGCCCACTCGATTCCCGAATCGAACGGCCTGCTGATCGAGACGCCGCACGGCCGCATCTTCCACACCGGCGACTGGAAGCTCGACCCGACTCCGGTGCTTGGCAATCCGACCAGCCCGGAAAAGCTCCGGGCGATCGGCGACCTCGGCGTCGACGTGATGGTCTGCGATTCGACCAATGCCTTCACCGACAAGGTGTCGGGCTCCGAAGCCGAGGTATTCGACGGCCTGCTGGGCGCCGTCACCGAGGCACCCGGCCGGGTCCTCGTCACCACCTTCGCCTCCAATGCCGCGCGGCTCCACACGATCGGCCGGGTGGCCGAAGAAAGCGGGCGGCGGATCGCCGTCGCCGGCCGCTCGATCGAGCGCTACCTCAAGGTCGCCAGGGCGACCGGCTACCTCACCGACTTCCCCGAGACAGTCCGCTACTACGAGGCCATGCGGCTGCCGCGCAAGGAATTGCTGGTGGTCGCCACCGGCGGGCAGGGCGAGCCACGCGCCGCACTTGGCCGCATCGCCGCCGGTCAGCATGAGCTGAAGCTTGCCGAAAATGACACCGTCATCTTCTCCTCGCGCCAGATTCCCGGCAACGAGAATGCCGTAGGCCGGGTGATGAACCAGCTGGCCGACCTTGGCGTCCGCACCGTCACCGAGCGGCAGGCCCATGTGCACGTTTCGGGCCACCCGGGTCGTCCCGAGCTGGTCCAGATGTATGATTGGATCCGGCCCAAGCTGCTGATCCCGGTGCATGGCGAGCGCCGCCACATGCTCGAACAGGCCCGCCTCGGCCTGTCCAGCGGCATTCCGGGCGCCCTCGTGCAGAAGAATGGCGACCTCATTCGCCTCGCGCCCGGCGATCCGAAGAAGGTCGGCGAAGAAAGGGTCGGGCGGCTGGTGCTCGATGGAGACGTCATCCTGCCCGCCGACGGCACGACCATGAACGAGCGCCGCCGGATCGCCTTTCAGGGCGTGATCGCGGTCAGCATCGTGCTCCGCAGCAACGGCAATCTCGCCGCCGATCCGGTCGTCCGCGCGGTCGGTGTGCCGGTCGAGGAGGACCGAGACGACTTCATTCGCGATGCGCAGGCGACCGCGGCGAAGGCGGTCACGCCGATCAAGGACGAGGACAAGCTACGGGAGAATGTCCGGCTGGCGGTGAGGCGCTGTGCCACGCTGTGGACGGGCAAGAAGCCCAACGTCGAAGTCATGGTGACCCGCCTGTGA
- the nuoN gene encoding NADH-quinone oxidoreductase subunit NuoN codes for MNTAAILPEIIIGLGAIALMMVAAFVRRPAAITHWGATVLLLAATVALIGAPQEAGRVFEGMWAADGFAAFGKVIIYLAAAVAVIMAHGWFDRNHEHGAEYAVLILLSALGASVMVSATDLMMLYVGLELQSLSAYVLASYRRHDERSAEAGLKYFVLGGLASGILLYGISLLYGFAGTTYFDGIAAAFAGSGGINLGLLFGLVFTLAGLAFKISAVPFHMWTPDVYEGAPTPVAAFFAAGQKAAAILLATRVCLEAMGPVTDQWRQIVIFAALASIILGAVAAYGQNNIKRLLAYSSINNVGFALVGLAAGGAAGAQAVLVYVAVYVVMTLGAFLCVMRMRDADGRPVESLASLSGLSQTRPLLALALAMFMFSLAGIPPLFGFWPKLMVFQAAVAADLQLLALAAAALTVVGAYYYLKVIKIMYFDAPAEPFAAARGKVETALIFLCALVISPLGYFLINPLTAAAANAASVF; via the coding sequence ATGAACACCGCCGCAATCCTTCCTGAAATCATCATCGGCCTCGGCGCGATTGCGCTGATGATGGTCGCGGCCTTCGTTCGCCGCCCTGCTGCCATCACGCACTGGGGAGCCACGGTCCTCCTCCTTGCCGCCACGGTCGCCCTCATTGGTGCGCCGCAGGAAGCCGGCCGCGTGTTCGAGGGCATGTGGGCGGCCGACGGCTTCGCCGCCTTCGGCAAGGTCATCATCTACCTGGCCGCCGCGGTCGCAGTGATCATGGCGCACGGCTGGTTCGACCGGAATCATGAGCATGGCGCCGAATATGCGGTGCTGATCCTGCTGTCGGCGCTCGGCGCATCGGTGATGGTCTCCGCGACCGACCTGATGATGCTCTACGTCGGCCTCGAGCTGCAGAGCCTGTCGGCCTACGTCCTCGCTTCCTACCGCCGCCACGACGAGCGATCGGCCGAGGCGGGCCTCAAATATTTCGTGCTCGGCGGCCTTGCCAGCGGCATCCTGCTCTACGGCATCAGCCTGCTCTACGGATTTGCCGGCACCACCTATTTCGACGGCATCGCGGCTGCCTTCGCCGGCTCGGGGGGAATCAATCTCGGCCTGCTGTTCGGGCTGGTCTTCACCCTCGCCGGCCTCGCCTTCAAGATCTCGGCCGTGCCCTTCCACATGTGGACGCCGGACGTCTACGAAGGCGCGCCGACTCCGGTCGCCGCCTTCTTCGCCGCCGGCCAGAAGGCTGCCGCCATCCTCCTCGCCACCCGCGTCTGCCTCGAAGCGATGGGCCCGGTGACCGACCAGTGGCGCCAGATCGTCATCTTCGCGGCCTTGGCCTCGATCATCCTCGGCGCGGTCGCCGCCTACGGCCAGAACAACATCAAGCGGCTGCTCGCCTATTCCTCGATCAACAATGTCGGCTTCGCGCTCGTCGGCCTCGCCGCCGGCGGTGCGGCGGGCGCGCAGGCGGTGCTGGTCTATGTCGCCGTCTATGTGGTGATGACGCTCGGCGCCTTCCTCTGCGTCATGCGCATGCGCGACGCCGACGGCCGCCCGGTTGAAAGTCTCGCCAGCCTGTCAGGCCTGTCGCAGACCCGGCCCTTGCTGGCGCTGGCGCTGGCGATGTTCATGTTCAGCCTTGCCGGCATCCCGCCATTGTTCGGCTTCTGGCCCAAGCTGATGGTGTTCCAGGCCGCGGTCGCCGCCGACCTTCAGCTCCTTGCCCTTGCCGCCGCGGCACTGACCGTGGTCGGCGCTTACTACTACCTCAAGGTCATCAAGATCATGTACTTCGACGCGCCGGCGGAGCCCTTCGCGGCTGCCCGGGGCAAGGTCGAGACCGCGCTGATCTTCCTCTGCGCGCTGGTCATCAGCCCGCTTGGCTATTTCCTGATCAACCCGCTGACCGCAGCGGCGGCCAACGCGGCGAGCGTCTTCTGA
- a CDS encoding type III pantothenate kinase encodes MLLAIDAGNTNVVFALVAEDGSIAARWRIATDARRTADEYAVWLHQLLALEGYGRSDVTGVIIGTVVPRALHNLEVLASKYFHQEALIAGQGSAAWGIRLDVDEPQNVGADRALNAIAAHARHKGDLVVIDFGTATTFDVVDYDGAYKGGIIAPGINLSLDALVAAAAKLPRVAIEAPADPTVIGRTTNSQMLSGIYWGYVAMIEGLLARVKAEIGRPITTIATGGLATLFQQHTRVFDAIEPDLTIQGLALLWQRSRSAR; translated from the coding sequence ATGCTGCTCGCCATTGATGCCGGCAATACCAACGTCGTCTTCGCGCTGGTGGCGGAGGACGGAAGCATTGCCGCGCGCTGGCGGATCGCGACGGACGCGCGCCGGACGGCCGACGAATATGCGGTCTGGCTGCACCAGTTGCTTGCGCTCGAAGGCTATGGCCGGAGCGATGTCACCGGAGTCATCATCGGCACGGTCGTCCCGCGCGCCCTCCACAACCTCGAGGTGCTCGCAAGCAAATACTTCCACCAGGAAGCGTTGATCGCCGGGCAGGGGAGTGCCGCCTGGGGCATCCGGCTTGATGTCGACGAGCCGCAGAATGTCGGTGCCGATCGGGCGCTCAACGCGATCGCTGCTCACGCGCGGCACAAGGGCGACCTCGTCGTCATCGACTTCGGCACCGCCACCACCTTCGACGTCGTCGACTATGACGGTGCCTACAAGGGCGGGATCATCGCGCCGGGCATCAACCTCAGCCTCGACGCGCTGGTCGCCGCCGCCGCCAAGCTGCCGCGTGTCGCGATCGAAGCGCCGGCCGATCCGACCGTCATCGGCCGCACCACCAACAGCCAGATGCTGTCGGGCATCTACTGGGGCTATGTGGCGATGATCGAAGGCCTGCTCGCCCGCGTGAAGGCGGAGATCGGTCGTCCAATCACCACCATTGCGACCGGCGGCCTCGCCACCCTTTTCCAGCAGCATACGCGCGTGTTCGACGCCATCGAACCCGATCTCACCATTCAGGGGTTGGCCCTCCTGTGGCAGCGGAGCCGGTCCGCGCGCTGA
- a CDS encoding biotin--[acetyl-CoA-carboxylase] ligase produces MSRIRFVERTGSTNSDLLAASELPEGEWLVAERQDQGRGRQNRCWESPTGNFHGSTLVRLQPSDPPAGSLALCAGLALIRAVEAAAPATGLMLKWPNDLLLGRAKLAGILLERQEDRVVAGFGVNLAQAPTIEGRETAALSSVALVSPKSFAPLLAAAFARELGRWRDDRQALTALWLESAHPVGTPLSVHVMADEKLEGTFAGLAEDGALRLALPHGEERRIHAADVMLGND; encoded by the coding sequence TTGAGCCGCATCCGCTTCGTCGAGCGAACCGGCTCGACCAACAGCGACCTTCTCGCCGCGAGCGAGCTGCCGGAAGGCGAATGGCTGGTCGCCGAACGCCAGGATCAGGGAAGGGGCCGCCAGAACCGCTGTTGGGAAAGCCCGACAGGAAACTTCCACGGTTCGACTCTCGTCCGGCTCCAGCCTTCCGACCCGCCGGCCGGCTCCCTCGCGCTGTGCGCAGGCCTGGCCCTGATCCGCGCGGTGGAGGCTGCCGCGCCCGCCACCGGTCTGATGCTCAAATGGCCCAACGACCTGCTGCTCGGCCGGGCAAAGCTGGCTGGCATTCTGCTCGAACGGCAGGAGGATCGGGTTGTGGCCGGTTTCGGCGTCAACCTTGCCCAGGCGCCCACCATCGAAGGCCGCGAAACCGCCGCCCTGTCATCGGTTGCACTGGTCAGCCCGAAGTCCTTTGCGCCCCTCCTCGCCGCCGCCTTCGCCCGCGAGCTCGGCCGCTGGCGCGACGATCGGCAGGCACTCACGGCCCTGTGGCTCGAAAGCGCGCACCCCGTGGGCACGCCGCTCTCCGTCCATGTCATGGCGGACGAGAAGCTGGAAGGCACCTTCGCCGGCCTCGCCGAAGACGGCGCGCTTCGCCTCGCCTTGCCGCACGGCGAGGAACGGCGCATCCATGCCGCCGACGTGATGCTCGGGAACGACTGA